The genome window tcaaatcggGTTCAATAGGTTGCCGGCGagtcccttaatccgtatggtatCCAACccacaaagtctataaggacaatatcataCAGAAAGAGAAAACcaagcagaccttgcctgagatggaaatgatggcataggccaggatgccagacagcttttagggataccgaattggtggacctcggcgcaaaaccgggatgtctgcagtttctcattaaggcaaacctagaccggatactggtgggtgcgtcattgatgatgaaTGAGTACTACGTCGATCGTGGAACTCGAAGCTATCTAAAATCTACCCCCACTGTCCAGAATACTAGGCTACTACCGTCGAAGTCTTCCGAGGCTCTGCTTCTCTCCACATCAAACACACACTTCCTATTCAGTTGAAGATGAAACGAAAACAATTAACGACACATCTAAACTTGATACTATTGGTGTGTTTAAAGGCGACCAATCATACGACCTGGCATCCAATCTCTTGGGAAACATCAGATAAATTCGGATGCTTGCCGATCGTATAGTCTCtagatttgtttttgaaaagcCATACCATAATCACGTAAAAGGAAGAAAGGTTGACAAATATCCACGAGTCTTTTCGGATTACAAACTTATTAATCTTCACCGATGAGTCAATCATGAAAGACGGGATGTTTTCAAAAAGCCTGAGTATGGAACTGGTCCGACCTTTCGAAAAAGTGACGACTATGTCGGATAGACAGACTCACCAAAGTCTGGACATACAATGACAGTCAGCATTTGGCATCTGTTCTGGAagataaaattgcaaaaattcacaCAGTAGAAAGGGAAAATCTGAATTCTTGTCGGCGAAAATCTTCTCCTGAGACCTCGGACGAAGATACTGAGTGTTAGGTGTAGTATAATGAGCCTGAGTGCTTGGGTTGGGCCTCTCCCCACCAAACTAAACTACTTCACCGAATTTAATCACTTATTTCAAAGGAGAAAATAATATGGCCTCCAGAAGGAcaacaaattataaaatttagtCAATGCTTATATATATAGTTGGAggaccaaattttaaaaaatgttaagtgGAGAGTGTTTTGTGGGGCACCAAGGGAAAGGCTGCACTTCCTGCCGAGAATTAAAACTTTTTCAGTATTATGATCTGTGTTACGGTTCCTACATCTTTAATTTCATTCCCTAAATTTTATGTAGACTTCCCAGTCAATCTGCTTCGAAAATAACTAATTAGTATTAGTTCATTATCAAATACAGAAGTCTTGGAATATTAACtccttctgagaaaaaaaatatttacactcCATTTTCATGATGAGCCCGCTTTAAAGTCAAAATAAAATTACGCAATTCGCAAAGGATTTGAAAGATCCCCCGCTTCGACAAAATATCCAGCGAGTTGGCTGGGGCCGGCAGCCAGTCtaaatcaattttcattttatgcAAATCACGGAAAACTTGCACTAGTAGTGGTAGAAATGCAACATTCAAGCTAGCATATTGATAACGACTTAAACCATATTCAAATAACAGTTACTTGCCTCGGTCCCACTTTTCAACATTTCGAAAGACTACCTAGAAATAGAACCGCAAACTACTTTTTATATTATTCAGAAAGAAATACCCATGCACATGACTAAACCTCAGTTTCCAGGCAACAAAACAGTGATAAAAGGCGACAAGAAAAAGTCACGGCTAAATCGCTGATAAGGGTTTGACTAATGTGCTCGGATAAGTCACACTTTGTGTGTGAGGAAAAGAGATGGAGAGCATTCAGAAAAAGGATACGGAGGAACTTCTCCTTGTTTACTCTCGGCATCCTTCAAAACATATTGAATCCGAAATTCCTATTAGAAAACCGGCGAACGAGTTCCAATTGGCTCTGAAACTTCCGACGTGTACTATAAAGGTCGACAGGGAACGCAGCGTACAGCGACGCGCCACCTAAAATTCCACTGCTCCGGCTCGGCAAGTGTGCGTGCGCGTGCAATCTCGAAATGTCAACGTCGTCCTTCCCCGCGCAATTCACTTGTTGTGTTTTTCTCATTTGCTCCGGCAAAGGGCGACGTGGACATCGACCGCACCAGCCCCAACTCCAGCCCGCGGCAGATCGCGCTCATCCGGAAATACCAAGGACAAGCGCATAGAGCGCCCGCCACGCAAATCTCACTTACCTTTGGCCGCCGACACCAGCTCCCGCACTTCCTTGATTATCCTCTTGATCTGTTGGCTCGTGTGGTCCAGCTCCTTCTCGTGACGGTTCAGATTTTCGCGGAATTCCGGGCTGTCGACGATGCACTCCTCGAACTCCAGCGGCTGTAAACCTTTTCGACTGTTCACCATTTTGTTCTTCATATGAAAGACTGCTGGACGGCGATGGCAGCGTAGGACTCGAGCTCCGCTTATGGCGGTTTGCGGGGGCAGTTACCCTGCTTGTTCGTTTCGCGTTCCCGGGATGCGCGACCAGCGGCCGATTTCGGTAGCGAGGGCAGCGAGCGTTCACTTCGCGGTGGACGGCGCACTCACTCGATTTGTTTGGCACTAACTCCAACTGTACGAAAACGGGCCGCGGTAAAAACAAACCACGGCAAAAATCATTCCCACGCACACCAGCGCACCGCGACTGGACTTTTCCACTCTCTCACTCGACGCTTCGCTCTCGCGGACTCTCCGTCCATGGGATCTAACGCGCAGTACCGTATCCGTTGCAACAACTTTCTTTCATCCTCTCAAATCTCCATGGCTACGCGCACTCACACTAGCAATCCAGCGGCGACCTTCCCTCGTATCCACTCACGCACACAACTGCTCACTGTATTCGCGCAACCAGCTGAAATCTCAGCTCAGGAATTTCTGGTAATTGCACCGTCCCGTCGTCTGGCCTGCGATTCCGCTTCACGATTTCACGAACGCGTCCGCGGGGCCCGTGCATCCATTTCACCATGAACTCTCCACAATCCGG of Hermetia illucens chromosome 4, iHerIll2.2.curated.20191125, whole genome shotgun sequence contains these proteins:
- the LOC119656284 gene encoding uncharacterized protein LOC119656284 isoform X1; this translates as MPRVNKEKFLRILFLNALHLFSSHTKCDLSEHISQTLISDLAVTFSCRLLSLFCCLETEVVFRNVEKWDRGMQVSLNNHKLLANCYSRCFLQKYRYCSFISVQNNTLNSELSWCLARIIDGRSMKSCEWVQKKWT